A region from the Misgurnus anguillicaudatus chromosome 7, ASM2758022v2, whole genome shotgun sequence genome encodes:
- the LOC141365213 gene encoding endonuclease domain-containing 1 protein-like codes for MFIMFLLLVMLSLLSGGSTKVVQNFQTECGDYFYKKVTPTVLNGPQYRQICQTLNDKPYFATLYDTNNKIPVYSAYVFEGLKDCKRKSTWYIEPQLEDNNEGINMEPQGMYQYQASNEDYEKSGYHKGHLAPVYHANSQGCSDATFTLTNAAPQYSSFNSGQWRIIENDMAITVLRNCVQSTAYIVTGVVPGNNFININIRVRVPSHFWTAYCCTNLISNRLISGGVIGINSIDNLTPCQKPVKGLEAELKYLYNVQSFSLFDNNCRDADFVPVTNPVTNPVTNRKRPRN; via the exons ATGTTCATCATGTTTCTTCTTCTGGTGATGCTGTCGCTTCTCTCTGGTGGTTCGACTAAAGTTGTGCAGAATTTCCAAACAGAATGTGgtgattatttttataaaaaagtaacaccAACAGTACTTAATGGACCTCAGTACAGACAGATCTGCCAGACTCTAAATGACAAACCTTATTTTGCCACGCTTTATGATACCAACAACAAGATCCCTGTGTACTCAGCCTATGTGTTTGAAGGGTTGAAGGACTGCAAAAGAAAAAGCACATGGTACATTGAACCTCAG CTTGAGGATAATAATGAAGGAATAAACATGGAACCACAGGGCA tgtaccagTACCAAGCTTCCAATGAAGACTATGAGAAGTCGGGCTATCATAAAGGACACTTGGCTCCAGTCTATCATGCTAATTCACAGGGATGTTCAGATGCCACATTCACTCTCACTAATGCTGCTCCTCAATACAGCTCATTTAACAGTGGTCAATGGAGGATAATAGAAAATGATATGGCAATAACTGTGCTTAGAAATTGTGTACAAAGCACTGCATACATTGTAACAGGGGTTGTACCAGGTAATAATTTCATTAACATAAACATTAGAGTAAGAGTGCCTAGTCATTTCTGGACCGCATACTGTTGCACGAATCTCATATCAAACCGACTAATCTCAGGTGGTGTCATTGGGATCAACTCTATTGACAACTTAACTCCTTGCCAAAAGCCTGTGAAAGGTTTAGAGGCTGAGTTGAAATACCTTTACAATGTTCAGTCTTTCAGTTTGTTTGATAATAATTGCAGAGATGCTGACTTTGTTCCAGTGACAAATCCAGTGACAAATCCAGTGACAAATCGCAAAAGACCTCGAAATTGA